A region from the Aegilops tauschii subsp. strangulata cultivar AL8/78 chromosome 5, Aet v6.0, whole genome shotgun sequence genome encodes:
- the LOC109776101 gene encoding fasciclin-like arabinogalactan protein 2, which yields MEARRRALLVALAVLALAAAAEGYNITKILAAYPEYSQFNKLLTQTRLAQDINKRRTITVLVVANGDMGSLAGGGRTLQTIRHMLQIHVLVDYYGGKKLHQLAHGVTACSSMFQESGAAPGMSGYVNITQHRGGKVTFTAEDAEDSAPSSAFVKSVKEIPYDLAVLQISKVLASPEAEAPVAAPAPVNITELLSKKYCKSFAGLLAADADAYSTINATKDNGLTLFCPVDSAVASFMPKYKNLTAKGRTAILLYHAVPDYYSLQLLTSISGKVSTLATSNVAKKDYSFDVEKDGETAELDTKVNSASVTYTIKDDDPLAVYAISKFLQPKELYKIAKDIAPAPAPEGPKKKKTTKKKPSAAASPSDDDDDDDSAADSPDDSSSDDATADKDGAAPSAVAGWVTAAVAVASALALAA from the exons atggaggcgcggcggcgggcgttGCTGGTGGCGCTGGCGGTGCTggccctggcggcggcggcggaggggtaCAACATCACCAAGATCCTGGCGGCGTACCCGGAGTACTCGCAGTTCAACAAGCTGCTGACGCAGACGCGGCTGGCGCAGGACATCAACAAGCGCCGCACCATCACCGTGCTCGTCGTGGCCAACGGCGACATGGGCAGCCTCGCCGGCGGGGGCCGCACGCTGCAGACCATCCGCCACATGCTCCAGATTCACGTCCTCGTCGACTACTACGGCGGCAAGAAGCTCCACCAGCTCGCGCACGGCGTCACCGCATGCTCCTCCATGTTCCAG GAGTCCGGCGCGGCCCCCGGCATGTCCGGGTACGTGAACATCACGCAGCACCGGGGCGGCAAGGTGACGTTCACGGCGGAGGACGCGGAGGACAGCGCGCCCTCCTCCGCCTTCGTCAAGTCCGTCAAGGAGATCCCCTACGACCTGGCGGTGCTCCAGATCAGCAAGGTGCTGGCCTCGCCGGAGGCCGAGGCGCCCGTGGCGGCGCCGGCGCCCGTCAACATCACCGAGCTGCTCTCCAAGAAGTACTGCAAGAGCTTCGCCGGCCTGCTggccgccgacgccgacgcctACAGCACCATCAACGCCACCAAGGACAACGGGCTCACCCTCTTCTGCCCCGTCGACTCCGCCGTCGCCTCCTTCATGCCCAAGTACAAGAACCTGACGGCCAAGGGCCGGACGGCCATCCTGCTCTACCACGCCGTGCCGGACTACTACTCGCTGCAGCTGCTCACCTCCATCAGCGGCAAGGTCAGCACGCTCGCCACCTCCAACGTCGCCAAGAAGGACTACAGCTTCGACGTGGAGAAGGACGGGGAGACCGCGGAGCTCGACACCAAGGTGAACTCCGCGTCGGTCACCTACACCATCAAGGACGACGACCCGCTCGCGGTCTACGCCATCTCCAAGTTCCTGCAGCCCAAGGAGCTGTACAAGATCGCCAAGGACATCGCCCCCGCGCCGGCGCCCGAGggccccaagaagaagaagaccaccaAGAAGAAGCCCTCCGCGGCCGCCTCGCCctcggacgacgacgacgacgatgactcCGCCGCGGACTCGCCCGACGACTCCTCGTCCGATGACGCCACCGCAGACAAGGACGGCGCCGCGCCGTCCGCGGTCGCCGGGTGGGTGACCGCCGCCGTGGCCGTGGCCTCGGCGCTGGCATTAGCAGCTTGA